DNA from Delphinus delphis chromosome 8, mDelDel1.2, whole genome shotgun sequence:
TTCCCCGGGCCCTGGCAGTCCTTGGTCCAGTGCAGAGCTGCGATGTGAAGTATGCTTCATGGGGCTGGAGTGTTCGCTAGGCTCAGGCTGGGCACGTGCTGGGGCAGTTTTCAATCTGCCATTTCTGCCCTGCCAAGGGAGCCAGCAGGCACACACATACTCCTCACAAGCAGAGCCCAGGCCTCCCACATCCCTCCTGCTAGTCCCAGAGCAACTCCAATCAGCCAAAGGAGCTAGTCTTCCCTACAAAATATTATACACTAAATGTCCAAAAGGGTTGTTTATGTACTTCTTAATGAAAGAAGTTTAATGAGAGAGCTTAAGATTTTAAAGAGAATGTTGGGGATTCAGAAAATTAgtgaaacattttggaaaatagatTATTTTCATGGAAGATATACACAGTTATATTTTTTGAGTCATTTGCTtactataaaaagaagaaaacttcctttctttagtttagaaaatacaggaaacgaACAATAGccaaaaaatactctagatgtaAGTAGGTAAAACATTAGTGAGTTCAATTTACTTTCTAGAAGATTAGTCAGAAAAGACTTTGTAATCATATATGCATTATTGGATTATTTAAATTTCTGGGAATACAGTCCTAAAATGAGAGGATTCTAAGTGATTActgtatacatataaattttacacTAGACATGGATATCAGCAATATTAGAGCAGTGTCCTTTCCTGGGTCAAAATATCAAGTACATATTCTGAGATGTCAGTAGCAGATGTTATGATCTCAGGACGCTGTAACAATTAAGCCATGGCCCATTGGCacaaagatggagaaaatgaCCACAGGAACCAAAGAGAACGCCTCAAACTCTCCTGATGTATGAATGTCTGATTTATGCCTGAACAGGCACGCATTTCATGTGGGTGTAAAATAGACTTCTCAATAAATCTGCTGTGGTATTTACCTAATGCCATCCACGAAAATCAATTTCATGTGGATTGAGTTCAATGGGAAAgacaaattcatcattttaaaaggagtgaatattaaaagaaaatctttttgacCCTTTTTTACACAGTGATTTcctaattaagaaacaaaacacacaaattgAATAAGAAAAATGATCAATTAACTACAAACATTAAGCATTTCTGTTATCAAAAGTCATCTTAATGGAAGAGAAATGCTGGGAAAAACACTGTAATCTATAAAACTGGCAAAGGATAAGTGACCAGAATATACCAAGAGACCTGAAAATCTATAAGACCAATATAAGCCCACTACCCCAAGCACAGAAGGACAAAGCAATAAGTTCACAGGAAATAAAGGCAGatatacataaaaagatgctcaaactcattggaaatcagagaaataaaaattaaaatcacaatcactaacttcagatattttttaaaataacataatattattaatattatgttattttaattacattaaaataatattttttaaaaactattaaactcTGGTGATGACAAGAAGAACCCAAAATATCTCATGTTATGGGAGTAAAAATTGATACAATTCTTTTGGAAATCAATCTCTAGTAAAATTCAAGTTGAACATATTTCGAATCCTGATTGAATAATCTAGACAAGAACAAGTGCTATATGTGGCAGGTACAAATTGGTCATAACAACATAATATACAatcaccaaaataataataaaaaggaaactcTGGCCAATCTCAATTCCATTACTGGTGAAATGGCTAAGTAAACCTAAGTATAGTCTCATTAAAGAATGTCAtatgtcctgatttcaaactatattccaaagctacagtaatcaaagtgatatggtactggcataaaaaaatacatagaccaATAGAACAGGATTGAGAGCCAGGAAATTAACCTgtgcatatacagtcaactgatctttgacaagaaCAAGAACACACAGTGAGGAAATGATAGGTTCTTCAATACATGATGTTGGGAGACTTTTAAGTTCCTTCCTGCATAGGGCAGTGCTTAGGTGTTACCAGGGTTAAGAAGTGTTCAAAGGAATTAGGAAAGCTCTTGGACTTTCCcagcagtccagtagttaagaatctacacttccaccgcagggggtgtgggttcaatccctggtcagggaactagttccCACATGCCTAGCAGCTctgcccccccccacaaaaaaaaaaacaaaggaaagctcTTATCCAAAGCACTGGGTGGTGCTTAGCAATACTGAAGCAATCCTGACTCCAGGCTTCTAAAACACTGGACCCACGAGGGTTGGGGGATCCAGTGCCAGGGGTCCTTAGCCCCTGAATGGGAACATCTAAACCTGGGAGTCACCTAGCAAGGCAGGGTCCTGATGGACCGTAGTGACCATGATCCTGGAATTCTCACCCCTCTTCCTTCTTGACCCAGCACTGACTCATTTGCCTCAAAGGTCATGGGATTCCTCTTCTTCTAAGTCAGATCAGTGCTTAGTAACCACCCAGAAGAGCTTCTCTTTCCAGTGGGTACTTCCTGCCATGGGGATGGGATAGAGGGGGAACACTCATCCCACATCACCCTTTGCTGGGACCCACAGCTTACAGTGCAACCAGGGCTTAGAATCTAGTTTCCAGAAACTCAAATGGAAGCCCCCACCGCAACATCATCAAAACCTGGCATACGTCATTTATTCGGCAAAACAAATATCTAGCAAAGGCCAATGTTGATAAACTTGACAGTCTAGATGAAACAGGTAAATTCATTGGAAGATACACACAACTAAAGCCCACTGAAGataaaagtaagtaaaatgaATAGCTGGATACCCATTAACAGaattgaatctgtaatttaatAAATTACTCTCAGACTTCTCTTTTGAGCAAAAATGAAGCAGCAGGGATGGGATTTGCTCTTCTATCTTAAACAAGGACAACCCAGAAATGTGACATATAAAGGCAACAGTTTTCAGACATTTGACAATAAGCATCACAGGAGAGTAAACTTAGAGAGAGGGACCAAAGCAGGGGAGCCTTGTGACAGTCCCATTTTACTGCCTGGAGATTTCTAGACTTGTCACAGGGAGGGGGAACCCAGACAGAGCCCAGTGGTCTCCCCGAGTTGAAGAGACAGGGTTGGAAGTTCAGTAAAACCAAGGTGGCTGGAGTTCCCAGGACTGAGTACTAGTTGAGGATAGAGTTGCACAGAAGAGAGCTCCAGAGAGCTCCCACAGCAGGAGCCTACATCTGAGTACAGATCAGTGAATGCTTGTGAGGAAAATATCCAAGATCAAGGAAAGAACCACCCCAAAGGGGTAGATGGAACAATACCTCAGGTCACACAGGGCTGGGAATAGTTCCCACTATCCAGAGTGAAAAACCCTCACGGTACAGGGCATATCTTTTAGAACACTCAGGGAGCAGGGGGGTTGGTATTGTCCCAGTGGTGGGGAAAATCCAGCCCAGATTAAAGACTTCTCTGCTTTCTCCTTACACCGTTTATAAGCAAGCCTTGAAAACCGGAGATTCTTCCAGAGTTAACACCACCTTCTGGCCCCTATAGGACTGTGGTGGTCCTCAAGTCAAAGCAACAATAGAAAACACTTAAGAAGATTTCACGCACACGCCCCACTTTGGACAATAGGGGCCTCTTTCTGCAGttcctctggaaaaggaaaaaagggctCTCTTGGGACAAAGCCTCCCCATCTGCCATTTTACTGTTGCCACTCACTGTACCTTTTTGACAGTGGCTGATCTTGGGGCAgcactggaagagaaaaagagaagatgaaaagagaaaaagtgatcTCCTCTCACACTTTCCTGTTTGCAGGACCCTCTTTTCCTGGTCCTCTGACTAGAAACCAGGTGTTTACGTTTGAGCTTTTGCTGCATGCGCATGCTGTGCAGATCAGAGAACTGAGTCTTCCTTCAGTTCAGTCAATaccaggaaggagaagaggaaaaataattccaCCAACTCACCTCCACTGTGGGTAATTATTCAAGTCTTAACTTCTCTCCTCATTTCactttctagttttaatttttcacattCCTCACATGGTTAATTTTTATGGTCAGTTCAGAGTTTTCAGTTGTAATCTGTAGGTGAGACAGACTATGGAGAATTTCTTCTATTTTGGCCAGTGCAAGAGTCAATACAAAACTTTTCAGTATGCAACAATTCTTGGACCCCTTCCAAAGATGAGGGCATTATTAGATTGCTTTAAATCCCTAAGCAAATATCTGGAAATCTAGTTATAATTTCTTTTCCACTACAACTTCATAGAAATACATATAATCCCCAAATTCTTCCCTAAGCAACTTCTctttaaagagagagagcaaaagttggagagatatactccaataaagatgtaaaaaaaaaaaagatggagagatggaaggagaaaggggagtggggagagaaagaTTGATTCttctaaaagagaagaaaaagaaaaaattgtttttccttatgATAAGCTCTCCTAGAATCTACTCTTTTAACAGCTTTCCTATCTATCATACATCAGTGTTAACTGGAGTCATTATGTTGGACAACACATCCCCAAAGAGATTGATTTCAATGTCTGATCACTTTACAAAGTTGTAAGATCTAAGTCAGTGACACTCTCTGAAATGAAATTTCACTGTTAACAGCTTGGATGTTTTGTGCATGtaagaaataaagtttattgTCCATCCTTGAAAATGTATATTCAAGGTAGTTTCACTCTACATATCTTCCTTAAAAGTACTGCAGTATCCAAGCATCTAGGTCTTATTATCTATACTACTACCACTCTGATAAAATATGTGTATGTTCCTAAAAATCTCTGTTCATCATTGAGAGCTACTAATAGCAACATTGAGGAATCAGATCATACACAGTCTATATTTTGCCAGTTAAAATGAATTTCTGAGCCACGTACCTGAACAATAACTTAATTCAcatctttatttaatatttctcatcGCTTCTTGAGCTGCTAATTGTGTCTACATTagagtaactttttttttggttatatagcctttgcttttaataattttcctacacattcattcatttgttccaaTATATTTTTGATGTCTCTCATATCCTTAACCTGGTGTTTCATCCCTGGAATGTGGCTGGGAAGAGGACTAACGTTGGCCTTCGCTTCTTGCAGTCTGCAAACtagaaaagaagacccaaaatCTATTGTGAgttttacaaagagaaagaataagcTGTTCTTGAGGTCATATTATAATTGACCTAATCTAGTTTGGTAAACTGAGGATTAAAAGAGGAATAGGATTTAGCCAGATGAGTGCAGGGAGAAGAGAATTCTACGCTGCCCTTGAGTTTTGACAAGGACTCTCTGGAAAGAGAAGCCTCTGTGCTTTTTGTTCATGCATTTGGCTGAGTTTCCACACCCATGTATTCTTTAATCTCTAGCAACTTCAGATGGCAAATGAAAAGTACATGTATCCTacccaataaaataaaagagattacttttatttaaataaaacagaaaagacaaatgtACATCGTTAACATTAtcaccactttaaaaaataacgcAGCCATGATATCTCCTGAAGGTAAAATGAAGTTAAACACagtgaagtatacttgattttcCCCATTCTAGAAGTCCCCAGGATAGAAGCCCCTCAGCTATTAGAATTGCCGAGACCTTGGTCAGGTTTGGGAGCTGTTCCTGATCATTTGGGTCCACACCAAATGAAAGGtctgagagggaaagagaaagagcgtGAGAGGAAATTACAAATGAGGGAACTTCTGGCAACATTAATAAAGCTTATTATACCACATTCATAATCTAGAAACACCCCTATCCAGCCCTGGGGTCTTTGGATATAGTGGGGTAAGAGAGGGAATGTAGAAAAGAGACTGAAGTGGTCCTCCACGCTGacacacagaagtagaaaaatatcCTCAGAGTTAAGTAGCATATCATTCCTACTTGTCCAGGATTCCTTGCAAAGTCCTATAATCCAGTTACGAGAGTTTCCCACATTCACCTCCCAGTAATGTTTGCCAGTGGTGAAGGTCTGAGCACCCCATGAAGGAGTATTCTCTGAACTTGCTGGATTACGGGGCACGTCTTGATGGTCAGGACTGCACTGCAAACGTCTCAGGTCTTCAGTCAGAGCCACATgacaatttcttattttatgatcCAACGTAACATACacttcagtaaaaagaaaagagcaaagtcAAAGAACAGAGTTTTAAAGTTCTGAGGGACGGACAATTGTGGCAGTATTGTGGCAGAGGTTTAGCAACCAAATCTCTGGAACAAAGCAAAGCTGGTTTGCCTTATTTGCTGGGAATATTCCAGCCCACCGTGACCATTTTCAAGGTGCCAGCCATTCAGTAATTGCTCCTAAAATTCTGGAACTTGTAACAATTCGCTCCCATGAGTGTGTCAGTACGAGCTAGCTCCAGAACACCCCTTTACCAAAGGTGACTAGACAGAGTGTGTCACTGGAAATCCAGAGAAAGAACAGGAAGGGCTTCTTGTCTATCTAAAGAGCCAGAAAATCTCTAATCGTACAACTAGATGAAGGAAAATTTTGAGAATACATAAAGATGTGGGATATCAGGCTCTGGCTTATTTTTACTAACTAACTCCTCAAAAACTGGGGAGTTCATTCATAGATGTcaagaaaatagcaaaaaaaaaaaagaaagaaaaaaagaaaatagcaaaatggcCCTTAATTCACTTAAGTCCTCTCATTAATCCACTctcacaaaataaaatagtaataaatatattatacattatactttaaatatgatattgtttttatttttagtcctAAATAGTGATCACATTGCTTAACATTtaaggaagcaaaaataaaataaaccaaaaacccATCTGTGCCTTTTTTTAGAAGTGATTTCTCTCTTAGGATTTCTAATGGAGCCACCGCTGAATCAGAATCCAGCTCATCCCATCTCAGGCCTGCTTCTCCTTTGTCTGCCAGGCTCACCCTTCAGTTGCATTTGTCTTAAGGGGCCCTCTGTTCAACAAATCATAGGTTCAATTTGTTTTGTGGTTGTACTTGttgtatataaaaatacttttaagctTTTTACAAGTCTTGtgatttttcaaatgtaattATTACATTCAATATTcagataaacatttaaataacaaCATTAAGGTGATTCTAAGAATCTGAATATCTGCATATAACCACAGTTAACTACAAGATGAAATACACTGAATGGATATGCAGTTTTTATAGGGcagagtgttcttttttttaaaattttaactcacCACAAGTAACTATATAAGAAACTGTCATATTCGATTGATTGTTTTTGACAGGCTTCAGTTAGCTTTCTGACTGATAATTAACAATAAATTATAAAGTTAGTTATAAAGCAGTGCCTGCTTCCCTGTTCTCTGCAAAGAACAGACAGAGCAATGAAGAGAGATCACCAGCATGTATCTAGTCGTGAAGGAAATATTACTGCCTTCACCCAGAGAGCTGCCTCTTACCTCGGAAGCTGTTAAGCCTTTCCAACATCCCAGTGATGGTCCATGTACTGAGCTGTGGGTCCATAGGCTGAGGAATGTACAGCTGCATTAACTGactcctgtaaaaaaaaaaaaaaaagacccacttACTAACAGGCCCAAAGGTACCATTAGCAGTCCACTGATGGTGCTGCATCAGAATCCTCATAATTAGGTGTGAAGGGTGTGAATCTAACTCCTCAGATGGAGGAACACTACAGTTGCTATTATATTTTACAATCTGTTTCCCTGCTCTTAGCATATCAATCTTAGTAGAATATGTCACCTCAATCATAATtgtgtctgtttcctctcttctAGCTTCCCTAGGGGATCCACACAGCAATTCTCATTTAATTCCTGAAATCTAATAGGTGGCAAATAGTTAGAATTTGCCATCTGATACATATGGATCCTCAGCACTATCGTATGTTCTTTCTTGATGATTCTACCTCCCTCCTCGTCTCAGCATCCGTCTACCTGCTGCCTCTCTGAGCTTATCTGCCTTTCCCATAGATGACCAGGAATAATCCTCAAATATCGATAATTAGAATTTGGAAATTAGGGGGCAGGAAAAATAGTTGTCTCTTTGCAACTTCTACAGTAAGGCTTGCAACTGAAACTACACTCCCCTCAACCCTACTTTCACCTAAGGGTAGACTATATAAAACCTGGCAGACTTttagagaaggaaggaataaacGCAGACAGAAAGAAACTTCTCATTAAAAAGGGAGGGTCCATCTCAACAGAAATAGCCTGATCACTATCACAATTACCATGATTTGAATAGGGGGCAAACTTACCTTTTCATTGTGTCTCCCACACCctgtaaagagaaagaaaggaaggcttAGCTTTCAGCAAAAGCTCTCCTGTTTAGTCTAGTTTGAGGATATGAGATTATACTGGGAAATTCACTATCTCCAGTTCTCTTCCTTGGGGAAAATCATTTGCCATTTCCCTTATCCTTAAAAAGATGAAACCCAGTCTCACACTTACATACAGTTGATAAAATCATACTCTTGATAAAACTGAAAGTCAGAAGATGTTCTTAGGGTGCACGAATGGCTGTGCTTTGTTGTAATCTACAACAGGATTCACAGCGTTCCCCAAAGTTCTTATAAGGGTGTGAAAGCTAGAACCTCACAACAGAAAGAAGGCATACATCCCATATTCACACATATTACCAAGTACACATACAAAGTTATATTATCTGCTCACAAGCTGCTCTCTTGCAGCTGGTCAGAAACTGTAAATATAGTCGTCCCTGAGTATATGAGGGGAATTCATTCCAGGACCCCTTgtataccaaaatccatggatgcgcaaatctcttatataaaatggcacagtactTCCATATAATGTATGCACAATTTCCTGTATACTTTaatcacctctagattacttataatacctaatataatgtaaatgctgtgtaaatagttgtcaGCATTGACaaattaaagttttgctttttggaaatttctgggtttttaaaaaatatatattttccatcggcagttggttgaatccccgGATGTGAAACCTATAGGGATATGGAAGGCTAACTGTATAGTAGAGGAATAGAACAAGAAGGTTTGGGAGATGTTCTTCTGGATCTGTTACTTGAACCTTTCCACACAGTTATCCTTCTTCCATATAAGGCAAGAGTGATGTTTTGTCTCCAGATTATACTGGAGGAGCAAAACTCACCATCATAGAGGCAGAAGAAGAATCTGGACTTTGGaaccagaaaaataatggaggccaAAAAGGATGTAACTCCAGTGGATATAAATGCTTTCCAAGCAGGCTGGTGTTCAGCACCCTAACGTCCTTCCTTAGTCCTTACCTGGAGCATGTCCACGTCTGCTTTAAGGCACAGTTCCTTCAGCTCCTCATATATTCTTCTCAGGAGTTTCCCCATATGAACCATTCTGGCTACATTTCTCCTGAGTCGCTGAAAAACAATCTTGCCTTCAATTGCCAACATCTCtaaatgtttttgcttttcttcctggaGATATTGATATACCTTAGGGTATTCAGCTCCTATCATCACCATCCGTAGATTTACAAAACCCTGCAGTGACATTGGATTAATTAGATCATGTATCTGGATGGCTTTATTCTTCTCTTATCATCTATTATCTACGTGTTATGTATAGAATACTTGTCTTAGTTTGtttgggctactataacaaaagcACAATAGACTGCATAACTTATAAATAACAGCATTTACTTCACACAGTTCAGTAAggtgggaaatccaagatcagtgccagcagatttggtgtatGGTGAGAGCCACTGACTAgatagctatctttttttttttttttttttttgcttaataatgattaaaatatattccaC
Protein-coding regions in this window:
- the LOC132429005 gene encoding tripartite motif-containing protein 77-like isoform X2, whose translation is MESAFTQCFPSEFICSICKDNFTDPVTISCGHRFCTPCLCLLWEDVQTAPCCPVCKAVSPKMDFKSTIFAKERILPTRGSVVCQLPSSAKQMCRIHQVIKLYFCQTDKSLLCLFCSHSPEHATHEHYPVKQVAEHYRENLLMQMKSIWKKKKENQRNIKKVTNIFRVWEGVGDTMKRSQLMQLYIPQPMDPQLSTWTITGMLERLNSFRVYVTLDHKIRNCHVALTEDLRRLQCSPDHQDVPRNPASSENTPSWGAQTFTTGKHYWEVNVGNSRNWIIGLCKESWTSRNDMLLNSEDIFLLLCVSVEDHFSLFSTFPLLPHYIQRPQGWIGVFLDYECGIISFINVARSSLICNFLSRSFSFPLRPFIWCGPK
- the LOC132429005 gene encoding tripartite motif-containing protein 77-like isoform X1 codes for the protein MESAFTQCFPSEFICSICKDNFTDPVTISCGHRFCTPCLCLLWEDVQTAPCCPVCKAVSPKMDFKSTIFAKERILPTRGSVVCQLPSSAKQMCRIHQVIKLYFCQTDKSLLCLFCSHSPEHATHEHYPVKQVAEHYRENLLMQMKSIWKKKKENQRNIKKVTNIFRVWEGFVNLRMVMIGAEYPKVYQYLQEEKQKHLEMLAIEGKIVFQRLRRNVARMVHMGKLLRRIYEELKELCLKADVDMLQGVGDTMKRSQLMQLYIPQPMDPQLSTWTITGMLERLNSFRVYVTLDHKIRNCHVALTEDLRRLQCSPDHQDVPRNPASSENTPSWGAQTFTTGKHYWEVNVGNSRNWIIGLCKESWTSRNDMLLNSEDIFLLLCVSVEDHFSLFSTFPLLPHYIQRPQGWIGVFLDYECGIISFINVARSSLICNFLSRSFSFPLRPFIWCGPK